The genomic DNA CGGCCGATGCCTACGCTTTCGGCTTCGCCTTGCAACGGGCCCGCGAGGCCGTGGTGAGTAAACTGCTGGAGCGCACCGCTCAGACGGTGGCGCAGATCAACCAGCGCGTCCAGTCGGCTTCGGGTGTTTCGGCGCTCGAACCGGGCGCGGCTGGGGACACCGCTTGATGGATACCGCAATGAAATATTCCGCGATCGCGGGCACCGGCAGCTTCCTGCCGGAACGCGTGGTTTCGAATGACGCCCTGGCGGCCGAACTGGCGACGCGCGATATCGCCACGTCCGACGAGTGGATCGTCGAACGCACCGGCATCCGCCAGCGCCACCTGGCCGAGCGCGGCGTGACCACCAGCCAGTTGGCCACCGAGGCCGCGCGCCGCGCGTTGGCCGATGCCGGTGTCGACGCGTCCGAGGTCGATCTGATCGTGCTGGCCACCTCCACGCCCGATTTCGTGTTCCCCAGCACCGCCTGCCTGGTGCAGGCCAACCTGGGCGCCAAGGGCTCCGCGGCCTTCGACGTGCAGGCCGTGTGCAGCGGTTTCGTCTACGCCCTGACCACCGCCGACAGCTTCATCCGCGCCGGCCGCGCGCGTTGCGCGCTGGTGATCGGCGCCGAAGTGTTTTCGCGCATCCTCGACTGGAACGACCGCAGCACCTGCGTGCTGTTCGGCGACGGCGCCGGCGCGGTGGTGCTCAAGGCTTCCGACAAGCCCGGCATCATGGCCGCGCAGCTGCATGCCGATGGCAGCCAGATGAAGATCCTCAGCGCCGCGGGCAACGTGGCCTATGGTGACGTCACCGGCGATCCGTTCCTGCGCATGGACGGCCAGGCGGTGTTCAAGCAGGCCGTCACGGTGCTGGACCGCTCGGCCCGTGATACTTGCGCGGAAGCCGGGATCGAGATCGCCGATGTCGATTGGTTGATCCCGCACCAGGCCAACGTCCGCATCCTGAATTTCCTGGCGCGCAAGCTTGCCGTGCCGGTCGAGAAGGTTGTCATCACCGTCGACAGCCACGCCAACACCTCCGCGGCCAGCGTGCCGCTGGCGCTGGAC from Achromobacter xylosoxidans includes the following:
- a CDS encoding beta-ketoacyl-ACP synthase III, which codes for MDTAMKYSAIAGTGSFLPERVVSNDALAAELATRDIATSDEWIVERTGIRQRHLAERGVTTSQLATEAARRALADAGVDASEVDLIVLATSTPDFVFPSTACLVQANLGAKGSAAFDVQAVCSGFVYALTTADSFIRAGRARCALVIGAEVFSRILDWNDRSTCVLFGDGAGAVVLKASDKPGIMAAQLHADGSQMKILSAAGNVAYGDVTGDPFLRMDGQAVFKQAVTVLDRSARDTCAEAGIEIADVDWLIPHQANVRILNFLARKLAVPVEKVVITVDSHANTSAASVPLALDAARRDGRVKAGQLVLMQGVGGGFTWGSVLARM